In a genomic window of Piliocolobus tephrosceles isolate RC106 chromosome 1, ASM277652v3, whole genome shotgun sequence:
- the CD1B gene encoding T-cell surface glycoprotein CD1b isoform X2: protein MLLLPFQLLAFLFPGGDSEQAFQGPTSFHVIQTSSFTNSTWAQTQGSGWLDDLQIHGWDSDSGTAILLKPWSKGNLSDKEFAELNDIFRVYIFGFAQEVQDFAGDFQMKYPFEIQGIAGCELHSGGAIVSFLRGALGGLDFLSVKNASCVPSPEGGSRAQKFCTLIMQYQVKPEAWLSSGPSPGPGRLQLVCHVSGFYPKPVWVMWMQDEQEQRGTQLGDILPNANWTWYLRATLDVAAGEAAGLSCRVKHSSLEGQDIVLYWRNPISTGSIVLAIMVPSLLLLLCLALWYMRRRSYQNIP, encoded by the exons ATGCTGCTGCTGCCATTTCAACTGTTAGCTTTTCTCTTTCCCGGTGGTGACAGTGAACAAG CCTTCCAGGGGCCGACCTCCTTTCATGTCATCCAGACCTCGTCCTTTACCAACAGTACCTGGGCACAAACTCAAGGCTCAGGCTGGTTGGATGATTTGCAGATTCACGGCTGGGATAGTGACTCAGGCACTGCCATACTCCTGAAGCCTTGGTCTAAAGGTAACTTAAGTGATAAGGAGTTTGCTGAGTTAAACGATATATTCCGAGTCTACATCTTTGGATTCGCTCAAGAAGTACAAGACTTTGCCGGTGATTTCCAGATGAAAT ACCCCTTTGAGATCCAGGGCATAGCAGGCTGTGAGCTACATTCTGGAGGTGCCATAGTAAGCTTCCTGAGGGGAGCTCTAGGAGGACTGGATTTCCTGAGTGTCAAGAATGCTTCATGTGTGCCTTCCCCAGAAGGTGGCAGCAGGGCACAGAAGTTCTGTACACTAATCATGCAATATCAAG TGAAGCCTGAGGCCTGGCTGTCCAGTGGCCCCAGTCCTGGACCTGGCCGTCTGCAGCTTGTGTGCCATGTCTCAGGATTCTACCCAAAGCCTGTGTGGGTGATGTGGATGCAGGATGAGCAGGAGCAGCGGGGCACTCAGCTAGGGGACATCCTGCCCAATGCTAACTGGACATGGTATCTCCGAGCAACCCTGGATGTGGCAGCTGGAGAGGCAGCTGGCCTATCCTGCCGAGTGAAGCACAGCAGTTTAGAGGGCCAGGACATCGTCCTCTACTGGA gaaaccccatctccactggcTCGATTGTTTTGGCAATAATGGTGCCTTCCTTGCTCCTTTTGCTATGCCTTGCATTATGGTATATGAGGCGCCG GTCATATCAGAATATCCCATGA
- the CD1B gene encoding T-cell surface glycoprotein CD1b isoform X1, with protein MLLLPFQLLAFLFPGGDSEQAFQGPTSFHVIQTSSFTNSTWAQTQGSGWLDDLQIHGWDSDSGTAILLKPWSKGNLSDKEFAELNDIFRVYIFGFAQEVQDFAGDFQMKYPFEIQGIAGCELHSGGAIVSFLRGALGGLDFLSVKNASCVPSPEGGSRAQKFCTLIMQYQGIMETVRILLYETCPRYLLGVLNAGKADLQRQVKPEAWLSSGPSPGPGRLQLVCHVSGFYPKPVWVMWMQDEQEQRGTQLGDILPNANWTWYLRATLDVAAGEAAGLSCRVKHSSLEGQDIVLYWRNPISTGSIVLAIMVPSLLLLLCLALWYMRRRSYQNIP; from the exons ATGCTGCTGCTGCCATTTCAACTGTTAGCTTTTCTCTTTCCCGGTGGTGACAGTGAACAAG CCTTCCAGGGGCCGACCTCCTTTCATGTCATCCAGACCTCGTCCTTTACCAACAGTACCTGGGCACAAACTCAAGGCTCAGGCTGGTTGGATGATTTGCAGATTCACGGCTGGGATAGTGACTCAGGCACTGCCATACTCCTGAAGCCTTGGTCTAAAGGTAACTTAAGTGATAAGGAGTTTGCTGAGTTAAACGATATATTCCGAGTCTACATCTTTGGATTCGCTCAAGAAGTACAAGACTTTGCCGGTGATTTCCAGATGAAAT ACCCCTTTGAGATCCAGGGCATAGCAGGCTGTGAGCTACATTCTGGAGGTGCCATAGTAAGCTTCCTGAGGGGAGCTCTAGGAGGACTGGATTTCCTGAGTGTCAAGAATGCTTCATGTGTGCCTTCCCCAGAAGGTGGCAGCAGGGCACAGAAGTTCTGTACACTAATCATGCAATATCAAGGTATCATGGAAACTGTGAGAATTCTCCTCTATGAAACCTGTCCCCGATATCTCTTGGGCGTCCTCAATGCAGGAAAAGCAGATCTGCAAAGACAAG TGAAGCCTGAGGCCTGGCTGTCCAGTGGCCCCAGTCCTGGACCTGGCCGTCTGCAGCTTGTGTGCCATGTCTCAGGATTCTACCCAAAGCCTGTGTGGGTGATGTGGATGCAGGATGAGCAGGAGCAGCGGGGCACTCAGCTAGGGGACATCCTGCCCAATGCTAACTGGACATGGTATCTCCGAGCAACCCTGGATGTGGCAGCTGGAGAGGCAGCTGGCCTATCCTGCCGAGTGAAGCACAGCAGTTTAGAGGGCCAGGACATCGTCCTCTACTGGA gaaaccccatctccactggcTCGATTGTTTTGGCAATAATGGTGCCTTCCTTGCTCCTTTTGCTATGCCTTGCATTATGGTATATGAGGCGCCG GTCATATCAGAATATCCCATGA